The DNA sequence TTGGGGAGGGTTTTGACGCGGTGCTGGTTGAGAACTTCGGCGACAGTCCGTACCTTAAGAGGGTTGAGGATCCGCTCACCATAGCGTTCATGACCGTGGTCGTCAGGGAGGTGGTAAGAAGTGTCAACGCCCCTGTTGGAATTAACCTTCTGAGGAATTCAGGGCTTGAGGCATATTCAATAGCTGTTGCCTCAGGAGCTAAGTTCATAAGAGTCAACGCACTCGTTGAGACGCTGATCACCGACTCCGGCATTATAGAACCTGAAGCCCCCAGGATGAGGGGTGTGAGGCTAAACTACCCTGGAGTCAAGGTATTCGCTGACGTGGTGAGCAAGCACGCGGCAAGCCTTACATACACTCAGAGACACGCTCAAATCAAACACACCACGGCAACGGATTCGCATGAAAGGGTGCTAGAGTCCCTGATCCTGGATCTCGCGGAGAGGGGAGGTGCTGACGCAGTGGTAGTAACTGGGCTCAGAACGGGAGCTGAACCTGATGAACGCACTTTGAAGGAGGTCAGGGAATACTCCAAGATACCAGTTCTGGTAGGTAGTGGCTTAAACCCTCGAAACGCTGAGAAACTTCTGAGGCACGCAGATGGAGCTATAGTGGGCTCATATGTCAGAGTGGATGGCAGGGCTGGAAACCCACTAAGTATTGAGAGGGTACGTGAACTGGTTAAAGCGGTCAGATCCCTCGAGTGACCTCCGCAGAGTCTCTAAACCCACTATGTACACAGATATGAGCACTACAGTTCTCAAGTAGCATGTCAGCGGTGGCAACAGACCATCATGCCTACCTCACAGGCTCCCACCACACACTATGTACTGCCTATAATGCCGGTGGGATTGATTAAGTCTCAAGGATTTTCTTAAGGGTCTTCAGATCTATCCTGCAC is a window from the Zestosphaera sp. genome containing:
- a CDS encoding BtpA/SgcQ family protein, which encodes MFSSGRKLLIGMIHLPRLPSTSIRCETDVSSMLETAVREATTLIGEGFDAVLVENFGDSPYLKRVEDPLTIAFMTVVVREVVRSVNAPVGINLLRNSGLEAYSIAVASGAKFIRVNALVETLITDSGIIEPEAPRMRGVRLNYPGVKVFADVVSKHAASLTYTQRHAQIKHTTATDSHERVLESLILDLAERGGADAVVVTGLRTGAEPDERTLKEVREYSKIPVLVGSGLNPRNAEKLLRHADGAIVGSYVRVDGRAGNPLSIERVRELVKAVRSLE